Proteins encoded together in one Hevea brasiliensis isolate MT/VB/25A 57/8 chromosome 16, ASM3005281v1, whole genome shotgun sequence window:
- the LOC110666314 gene encoding 17.5 kDa class I heat shock protein, which translates to MAMIPSFFGNPRSSIFDPFSSFDLWDPFKDFQFPSSSLIISGENSAFVNTRIDWKETPEAHVFKADLPGLKKEEVKVEIEDDRVLEISGERNVEKEDKNDTWHRVQRSSGKFLRRFRLPENAKMNEVKASMENGVLTVTIPKEEVKKPDVKAIEVSG; encoded by the coding sequence ATGGCAATGATTCCTAGTTTCTTTGGTAACCCACGAAGCAGTATCTTTGATCCTTTCTCTTCTTTCGACTTGTGGGATCCATTCAAAGATTTCCAATTTCCTTCTTCCTCTTTGATCATCTCTGGGGAAAATTCCGCTTTTGTTAACACTCGCATAGATTGGAAAGAGACTCCAGAAGCTCATGTCTTCAAGGCTGATCTTCCTGGACTTAAAAAGGAGGAAGTAAAGGTGGAAATTGAAGATGATAGAGTGCTTGAAATCAGCGGAGAGAGGAACGTGGAGAAGGAGGACAAGAATGATACTTGGCACCGAGTGCAGCGTAGCAGCGGGAAGTTCTTGAGGAGGTTCAGGCTGCCGGAAAATGCAAAGATGAATGAAGTGAAGGCCTCCATGGAAAATGGGGTTCTTACAGTGACTATTCCTAAGGAGGAAGTGAAGAAACCTGATGTGAAGGCCATTGAAGTCTCTGGTTGA
- the LOC110666433 gene encoding UDP-glucose iridoid glucosyltransferase-like yields the protein MDSQRCRRVVLVSCPFQGHINPMLQLGTILSSKGFSITIVHTQLNSPKPSKHPEFDFQPIPEGLSKQEIACGNLVDIILALNERCRIPFQKRLIQMMLQQESHDEITCIIYDDLMYFSEEVANRLNIPSIVLRTSSVASLLSRLAILQLKDEGYIPFPDAMSQDQVPDFRTLRFKDLPICEFGTPKNFYQLLAHVCDIKTSSAVIWNTMDCLEESLLAEQQLKQFPIPIFTIGPMHKFAPACSSSLLKEDSSCIEWLDKQDPNSVLYISLGSMASTDEKELAEMAWGLANSKQPFLWVIRPGSTLGSEWIESLPEGFMETVRERGCIVKWAPQRDVLAHPSVGGFWTHCGWNSTLETISEGVPMICRPCFADQMVNARFVSHVWRIGLQLENQLERNEIERAVRRLMVDEEGEEMRKRAEDLKEKVEACFKKGGSSYNSLSKLVEFMSSQ from the exons ATGGATTCCCAGAGATGCCGCAGAGTGGTGCTAGTCTCATGCCCATTCCAAGGCCATATTAATCCAATGCTTCAACTTGGGACCATCCTGTCCTCCAAGGGCTTCTCCATCACAATTGTTCACACCCAACTCAACTCTCCCAAACCCTCCAAGCACCCTGAATTTGATTTCCAACCTATACCAGAGGGCTTGTCCAAACAAGAAATTGCTTGTGGGAATTTAGTGGATATCATTTTGGCATTGAATGAAAGATGCAGAATTCCCTTCCAGAAACGTTTGATTCAGATGATGCTACAGCAGGAGTCACATGATGAGATTACTTGCATCATATATGATGACCTTATGTACTTTTCCGAAGAAGTGGCCAATCGTCTCAACATTCCAAGCATTGTTTTGCGCACTAGCAGTGTAGCCAGCCTTCTTTCCCGTCTGGCCATTCTCCAACTCAAGGATGAAGGTTACATTCCCTTTCCAG ATGCTATGTCACAGGACCAAGTACCTGACTTTCGCACCTTAAGGTTCAAGGATCTACCGATTTGTGAGTTTGGAACACCAAAAAATTTCTATCAGCTGTTGGCTCATGTATGCGACATAAAAACATCTTCAGCTGTCATTTGGAATACCATGGATTGCCTTGAAGAATCGCTATTGGCTGAACAACAGCTAAAACAATTTCCTATTCCAATCTTCACAATAGGCCCTATGCACAAATTTGCACCTGCCTGTTCGAGCAGTCTACTAAAAGAAGATAGTAGCTGCATTGAATGGCTTGACAAGCAAGATCCTAACTCAGTTCTTTATATAAGTTTGGGAAGTATGGCTTCCACAGACGAAAAAGAATTAGCTGAAATGGCCTGGGGTCTTGCCAACAGCAAGCAGCCTTTCCTGTGGGTGATTAGGCCTGGTTCAACACTCGGTTCAGAGTGGATTGAATCATTGCCTGAGGGTTTCATGGAAACTGTTAGAGAAAGAGGTTGCATTGTGAAATGGGCACCACAAAGGGATGTGTTGGCACATCCTTCAGTGGGAGGATTTTGGACGCATTGCGGTTGGAATTCGACCCTGGAGACCATATCTGAAGGGGTTCCAATGATATGCAGACCATGTTTTGCAGATCAAATGGTAAACGCAAGGTTTGTGAGTCATGTTTGGAGAATAGGATTGCAATTGGAGAATCAGTTGGAGAGAAATGAGATAGAGAGAGCTGTGAGAAGATTAATGGTAGATGAAGAAGGGGAGGAAATGAGGAAGAGGGCTGAGGATTTGAAGGAAAAAGTAGAAGCTTGTTTCAAGAAAGGTGGCTCCTCCTACAATTCCCTAAGTAAGTTAGTAGAGTTTATGTCTTCTCAGTAG
- the LOC110666428 gene encoding 17.5 kDa class I heat shock protein-like, with protein MALIPGFLGKQRSSMFDPFTSFDLWDPFKHFRFPSSSSIISGENSAFVNTRIDWQETPEAHVFKADLPGLKKEEVKEEIEDDRVRKVEKEDKNDTWHRLERSSGKFLRSFRLPDNAKMDQVKASMENGVLTVTVPKEEMKKPDVKAIQISG; from the coding sequence ATGGCACTGATTCCTGGTTTCCTTGGTAAACAACGAAGCAGTATGTTCGATCCTTTCACTTCTTTCGACCTGTGGGATCCATTCAAACACTTCCGAtttccttcttcatcttcaaTCATCTCTGGGGAAAATTCTGCTTTTGTTAACACTCGCATAGATTGGCAAGAGACTCCAGAAGCTCATGTCTTCAAGGCGGATCTTCCTGGACTTAAAAAGGAGGAAGTAAAGGAGGAGATTGAAGATGACAGAGTGAGGAAAGTGGAGAAGGAAGACAAGAATGATACTTGGCATCGCCTGGAGCGCAGCAGCGGCAAGTTCTTGAGGAGTTTTAGGCTGCCGGATAATGCCAAGATGGATCAGGTTAAGGCGTCAATGGAGAATGGGGTTCTCACAGTGACTGTTCCTAAGGAGGAAATGAAGAAACCTGATGTTAAGGCCATTCAAATCTCTGGttga
- the LOC110666315 gene encoding 17.3 kDa class I heat shock protein has product MAMVPSFFGTRSSIFDPFNSFDLWDPLKDFPFPSSSSILSRENSAFVNTRIDWKETPEAHVFKADLPGLKKEEVKVEIEDDRVLQISGERNVEKEDKNDTWHRVERSSGKFLRRFRVPENAKMDQVKASMENGVLTVTVPKVEVKKPDVKAIKISG; this is encoded by the coding sequence ATGGCAATGGTTCCTAGCTTCTTCGGTACACGAAGCAGCATCTTCGATCCTTTCAATTCTTTCGACCTGTGGGATCCATTGAAAGACTTCCCATTTCCTTCATCCTCTTCAATCCTCTCTCGTGAAAATTCTGCTTTTGTTAACACTCGCATAGACTGGAAAGAGACCCCAGAAGCTCATGTTTTCAAGGCTGATCTTCCTGGGCTTAAAAAAGAGGAAGTGAAAGTGGAGATTGAAGATGACAGAGTGCTTCAAATCAGCGGAGAGAGGAACGTGGAGAAGGAAGACAAGAACGATACTTGGCATCGTGTGGAGCGTAGCAGCGGCAAATTCTTGAGGAGGTTCAGGGTGCCGGAGAATGCCAAGATGGATCAGGTTAAGGCTTCCATGGAGAATGGGGTTCTCACTGTGACTGTTCCTAAGGTGGAGGTgaagaaacctgatgtcaaggcCATAAAAATCTCTGGTTGA